In a genomic window of Acidimicrobiales bacterium:
- the mce gene encoding methylmalonyl-CoA epimerase encodes MPLAARNPYERDNVSDPFDRDDDEVLQSDDSAEVQPLLTEIDHVAIAVNDLPEAIDYYREVYGAVVDHREVVESDGVEEALLKVADSYIQLLTPTNDDSPVAKYLAKKGEGLHHIGYRVADCAAALQAVKDAGGRVIDEAPRPGSRGTTVAFIHPKTTFGTLIELVEE; translated from the coding sequence ATGCCACTTGCCGCCAGGAACCCTTACGAGCGGGACAACGTCAGCGACCCGTTCGACCGCGACGACGACGAGGTGCTGCAGTCCGACGACTCCGCGGAAGTGCAGCCCTTGCTCACCGAGATCGACCACGTGGCCATCGCGGTGAACGACCTGCCGGAGGCCATCGACTACTACCGGGAGGTCTATGGCGCCGTGGTCGACCACCGCGAGGTGGTCGAGTCCGATGGCGTGGAGGAAGCCCTGCTCAAAGTGGCCGACAGCTACATCCAGCTGCTCACGCCCACCAACGACGACTCGCCGGTGGCCAAGTACCTCGCCAAGAAGGGCGAGGGCCTGCACCACATCGGCTACCGGGTGGCCGATTGCGCCGCCGCCCTCCAGGCCGTGAAGGACGCCGGCGGTCGCGTGATCGACGAGGCGCCGCGTCCCGGTTCGCGAGGCACCACCGTGGCCTTCATCCACCCCAAGACCACGTTCGGCACGCTGATCGAGCTCGTCGAGGAGTAA
- a CDS encoding acetyl-CoA C-acetyltransferase produces the protein MAGSVILTGARTPIGKLSGALASFSAAELGGFAIKAALERAGLTGDQVDYVYMGQVLQAGAGQITARQAAVNGGIPMTVPSTTVNKVCLSGLNTIFLADQLIQAGLADIVVAGGMESMTQAPYLLPGARAGYRLGDASVVDSMMYDGLFCAFDQVAMGAGTEKYAASAGLAREPQDELAAKSHERAAAAIKDGKFADEIVPVEVPQRKGDPLVVDTDEGVRPETTVDSLGKLRPAFDKAGNVTAGNASQISDGGSAVVVVSRAKADELGVEPLGEVLGYGQVAGPDASLLTQPSRAILDAVAHTDGVELSNIDLFELNEAFAAVGLASMADLGITDDVVNVNGGAIALGHPVGMSGNRVALTILHELKRRGGGIGAAALCGGGGQGDAILVKSL, from the coding sequence ATGGCTGGTTCTGTGATCCTCACCGGCGCCCGCACGCCGATCGGCAAGCTCTCCGGTGCGCTGGCATCGTTCAGTGCTGCGGAGCTGGGCGGCTTCGCCATCAAGGCCGCGCTGGAGCGGGCCGGCCTCACCGGCGACCAGGTCGACTACGTCTACATGGGCCAGGTGCTCCAGGCCGGCGCCGGGCAGATCACCGCCCGCCAGGCCGCCGTCAACGGCGGCATCCCGATGACCGTGCCCTCCACCACCGTCAACAAGGTGTGCTTGTCGGGCCTCAACACGATCTTCTTGGCCGACCAGCTGATCCAGGCCGGTCTGGCCGACATCGTCGTGGCCGGCGGCATGGAATCGATGACGCAGGCCCCGTACCTGCTGCCAGGCGCCCGGGCCGGCTACCGGTTGGGCGACGCGAGCGTCGTCGACTCGATGATGTACGACGGCTTGTTCTGTGCGTTCGACCAGGTCGCGATGGGCGCCGGCACCGAGAAGTACGCCGCGTCGGCCGGTCTGGCCCGCGAGCCCCAAGACGAGCTGGCCGCCAAGTCGCACGAGCGGGCTGCGGCCGCCATCAAGGACGGCAAGTTCGCCGACGAGATCGTCCCGGTCGAGGTTCCCCAGCGCAAGGGTGACCCGCTGGTGGTCGACACCGACGAGGGCGTGCGCCCCGAGACCACGGTCGACTCGCTCGGCAAGCTGCGCCCGGCGTTCGACAAGGCCGGCAACGTCACCGCCGGCAACGCCAGCCAGATCAGCGACGGCGGTTCGGCCGTGGTCGTGGTCTCCAGGGCGAAAGCCGACGAGCTCGGCGTCGAGCCGCTCGGCGAAGTGCTCGGCTACGGCCAGGTCGCCGGGCCCGACGCGTCGCTGCTGACCCAGCCGTCGCGGGCGATCCTCGACGCGGTGGCCCACACCGATGGCGTCGAGCTGTCGAACATCGACCTGTTCGAGCTCAACGAGGCGTTCGCTGCCGTCGGGCTGGCCTCGATGGCCGACCTGGGCATCACCGACGACGTGGTCAACGTCAACGGTGGCGCCATTGCGCTCGGCCACCCGGTCGGCATGTCCGGCAACCGCGTGGCGCTCACGATCCTGCATGAGCTGAAGCGCCGCGGCGGCGGCATCGGCGCGGCGGCGCTGTGCGGTGGCGGCGGCCAGGGCGACGCGATCTTGGTGAAGAGCCTCTGA
- a CDS encoding LemA family protein produces the protein MIVVYVVIAVLVVIGLAVIVSHNRFARQRNLVEESWRQVDVELARRHDLIPNLVETVKGYAAHERQVFEEVTKARNLAAAPGSTPAAQAQQENVLTAVLGRLFAVAENYPDLEASANFGQLQDELSETEDRIAAARRFYNGNVRAFNTRIEAFPSSIVAARMHLTKAEYFETDDASRARPDVSFDASAPAPPPPPPPPS, from the coding sequence ATGATCGTGGTCTACGTGGTGATCGCAGTGCTGGTGGTGATCGGCCTCGCCGTCATCGTCAGCCACAACCGGTTCGCCCGCCAGCGGAACCTGGTCGAAGAGTCGTGGCGACAGGTCGACGTCGAGCTGGCCCGCCGCCACGACCTCATCCCCAACCTGGTCGAGACCGTGAAGGGCTACGCGGCGCACGAGCGCCAGGTGTTCGAGGAGGTCACCAAGGCACGCAACCTGGCGGCCGCGCCAGGCTCGACGCCAGCCGCCCAGGCCCAGCAGGAGAACGTGCTGACGGCCGTGCTCGGTCGCCTGTTCGCGGTGGCCGAGAACTATCCCGACCTCGAGGCGAGTGCCAACTTCGGCCAGCTCCAAGACGAGCTGTCCGAGACCGAGGATCGCATCGCGGCCGCCCGTCGCTTCTACAACGGCAACGTCCGGGCCTTCAACACGCGCATCGAGGCGTTCCCGTCGTCGATCGTGGCGGCCCGGATGCACCTGACCAAGGCCGAGTACTTCGAGACCGACGACGCCTCCCGGGCCCGCCCCGACGTCTCGTTCGACGCGAGCGCCCCCGCGCCGCCCCCGCCCCCGCCGCCGCCCTCCTGA
- the ccrA gene encoding crotonyl-CoA carboxylase/reductase: protein MQEILDAISAGATGDDLANVAIPGSYRAAYVLRDEQTMWEGVASEDKDPRKSLHVGEIATPELAPDEVYVAVMASAINFNTVWTSIFEPLPTFGFLDRLGKESVWGARHAQPFHAVGSDASGVVVRVGSAVRNWKPGDKVTVHCNYVDDQSPSAHDDSMLADNQRIWGFETNYGGLADLALVKANQLMPKPRHLSWEEAACNALCNSTSYRMIVSKHAGDLKQGEAVLIWGATGGIGGYAVQYVLNGGGIPVGVVSSPHRAELLRAMGCEHVIDRKAAGYKFWADEHTQDESEWRRLGKDIRGLIGRDVDTVFEHPGRSTFGASVFAAARGGKIVTCAATSGYMIEYDNRHLWMKLKSIVSSHFANYKEAWAANQLVCEGKIQPLLSRVYPLEQTGEAARAVHRNETEGKVGVLCLAASEGLGIDDPDLREQVGEDKITLFRRAESGTV, encoded by the coding sequence ATGCAGGAGATCCTCGACGCCATCTCGGCCGGTGCGACCGGCGACGACCTCGCCAACGTGGCCATCCCGGGTAGCTATCGGGCGGCCTACGTGCTGCGCGACGAGCAGACCATGTGGGAAGGCGTCGCGTCGGAAGACAAGGACCCTCGCAAGTCGCTCCACGTCGGGGAGATCGCTACGCCGGAACTGGCGCCCGACGAGGTCTACGTGGCGGTGATGGCGTCGGCCATCAACTTCAACACCGTCTGGACCTCGATCTTCGAGCCGCTGCCGACGTTCGGGTTCCTCGACCGCCTCGGCAAGGAGAGCGTGTGGGGCGCTCGCCACGCCCAGCCGTTCCACGCCGTGGGCTCCGACGCTTCCGGCGTGGTCGTGCGGGTCGGCTCCGCGGTGCGCAACTGGAAGCCGGGCGACAAGGTGACCGTGCACTGCAACTACGTCGACGACCAGTCGCCGTCGGCGCACGACGACTCGATGCTCGCCGACAACCAGCGCATCTGGGGTTTTGAGACCAACTACGGCGGCCTGGCCGATCTCGCGCTGGTCAAGGCGAACCAGCTGATGCCGAAGCCCCGGCACTTGAGCTGGGAAGAAGCCGCGTGCAACGCGCTGTGCAACTCCACGTCGTACCGCATGATCGTGTCGAAGCACGCAGGCGACCTCAAGCAAGGTGAGGCCGTGCTGATCTGGGGCGCCACCGGCGGCATCGGTGGCTACGCCGTGCAGTACGTGTTGAACGGCGGAGGGATCCCCGTGGGCGTCGTGTCGAGCCCGCACCGGGCGGAGCTGCTGCGCGCCATGGGGTGCGAGCACGTCATCGACCGCAAGGCCGCCGGCTACAAGTTCTGGGCCGACGAGCACACCCAGGACGAGAGCGAGTGGCGGCGCCTCGGCAAGGACATCCGCGGCCTGATCGGGCGTGACGTCGACACCGTGTTCGAGCACCCCGGCCGCTCCACGTTCGGTGCGTCGGTGTTCGCGGCGGCACGCGGCGGCAAGATCGTCACGTGCGCCGCCACCAGCGGCTACATGATCGAGTACGACAACCGCCATCTGTGGATGAAGCTGAAGTCAATCGTCAGCTCCCACTTCGCCAACTACAAAGAAGCGTGGGCGGCCAACCAGCTCGTGTGCGAGGGCAAGATCCAGCCGTTGCTCAGCCGGGTGTACCCGCTCGAGCAGACGGGTGAGGCCGCCCGGGCCGTGCACCGCAACGAGACCGAAGGAAAGGTCGGTGTGCTGTGCCTGGCCGCGTCGGAAGGCCTCGGCATCGACGACCCCGACCTGCGTGAACAGGTCGGCGAGGACAAGATCACGTTGTTCCGGCGCGCCGAATCTGGCACGGTCTGA
- the recR gene encoding recombination mediator RecR — MGAYAAAVQDLIDELGRLPGIGPKSAQRIAFWLLNRPEEDAGRLAGVILAAKERVSWCPRCFNLAEGGECDICTDARRDTSLLCVVEEPRDVVAVERTGEYRGRYHVLGGAMSPIDGIGPEQLRVKELLARLGAEPVTEVILCTNPNIEGEATAMYLARMLTPLGITVSRIASGLPVGGDLEYADELTLGRALEGRRRIEP, encoded by the coding sequence GTGGGCGCGTACGCCGCAGCGGTCCAGGATCTGATCGACGAGCTCGGCCGTCTGCCCGGGATCGGCCCGAAGTCGGCTCAGCGCATCGCGTTCTGGTTGCTGAACCGGCCCGAGGAGGACGCCGGCAGGCTGGCGGGTGTGATCCTCGCCGCCAAGGAGCGGGTGTCGTGGTGCCCGCGGTGCTTCAACTTGGCCGAAGGCGGCGAGTGCGACATCTGCACCGACGCGCGGCGCGACACCTCGCTGTTGTGCGTGGTCGAGGAGCCCCGCGACGTCGTCGCGGTGGAGCGCACCGGCGAGTACCGCGGCCGCTACCACGTGCTCGGTGGGGCCATGAGCCCGATCGACGGCATCGGGCCCGAGCAGCTGCGGGTGAAGGAGTTGCTCGCACGCCTGGGCGCGGAGCCGGTGACCGAGGTGATCCTGTGCACCAACCCCAACATCGAGGGTGAGGCCACCGCGATGTACCTCGCCCGCATGCTGACGCCGCTCGGCATCACCGTCAGCCGGATCGCGAGCGGCCTGCCGGTCGGTGGCGACCTGGAGTACGCCGACGAGCTGACGTTGGGGCGGGCGTTGGAAGGCCGCCGCCGGATCGAGCCCTGA